GGCGATCAGAAATTCTAATCACCATCAATAACTTTAAAAGATTACTTATTCTTTTTATCATAATAATGCATCTTGCTCATAATGATTCTCTCACACAAGTCAGCATAAGAAATTCCAGCAGCCTCAGCTTCTCTAGGCATCAAGGACAATGGCGTCATACCTGGTAAAGTATTAGCCTCCATGACGTAAAGTTGGCCATCACGCAACAAGAAGTCCACACGACCGTAATTGCTCATCCCTAATGACTCAAAAGTCTTCTTAGTTAAAGCTTGCATCTTACTGTGAATCTCATCATCCAAATTATCTGGAGGAGTGATGAAATGCGTTACATTGTTAGCTTGGAATTTGTGTTGGAAATCATACCAGCCAGTATCAACTGTAACTTCCACAGCTGGAAGCACCAAACCATCAACGATAGCAACGGAGAATTCGCGACCTTTGATATACTCTTCAATCAAGACCTCATCATCGAATCTCAAAGCATCGGCAACGGATTCTCTTAATTCAGTAGCATTCTTAACGATGTGTGTTCCAACACTTGAACCACCATTAGATGGCTTAACTACCATTGGATAGTTGAAAGGTATATCTTCGGATAAAATTTTATCCGTCTTAGTTGTAGTATATTTAGCAGTTGGAATACTATCTTGAACAAAAATTTCTTTAGAATATTTCTTATCCATTGCTAAACCTGAAGCTAACGAGCCACTACCTGTGTACTTAATATCAAAGACATCGAAGACAGCTTGCATTTTACCATTTTCGCCATCTTCACCATGAAGTCCCATGTAGACAATATCGGCATGACGACAGATGTTTAAAACATTTTTACCCAGAAGCCCCTTAGTACCATCAGTCCGTAGAGCATTGATTTTTTCATCAGTTAGTACTTCATCATCAATAACTAACTTGCTATCATCTTCTGGTTCAGTCGTAAAAAGATCATCAATCTTATCTTCTGCTACATCCTTACCTAAAAATGAATCGACATAAGCTACTTCGTAGCCCTTACTACGTAGTGCATTGGTGATTTTAACACCGGAAGATAAAGAAACATTTCTTTCTGTACTTCTTCCACCTGAGAGAACGACAATTTTCATTGTGTTTCACCTAATCCTTTTTATTTAATTACTTACTTAAGCGTAATCCTAGAACCTACAGGGTAGCATAAACTGGCTCTGATTGCCATTTTAAGTCAATCAATTTAAAAATTAATTGTTTTAATTAAGTATGCCATCGTCCACAAAATTCCTGTGATTGGCTGGAACATAGCCGACACGATTTTGAGCCATCACCGAAATTTTGCTCCCGACTAGGTTTCTTCTCCCATTTAGACAGATTTAGACATATGCTTGCACTATAATAATACCCTGACAGAACTCAACTAAACGATTTCTATCAGGGTATTATGTCTAAATTCATATCAATTCTAAATTAATCTTTTGCCATTGTCTTTTCTTTAGCAACCATTCCTTTTTCAGCAACTTTAAAGAATGGATAATACATTGCTCCGGCTAAAACTAATTCGACAGCTGACCAAACAGCCGCACGCCAATCCCAACCGGTGGCCATCAAAGGACCAATAATTGGTGGCATCGTCCAAGGAACCATCGCAACTGGAGCATTCATCAAGCCTAAACTGATCAATAAATAACTGCCAGCTGCCAATACTAGTGGAATAACGATGAATGGAATCATCGTCAACGGATTCATAACGATAGGGAAACCAAAGATAACTGGTTCATTGATTTCAAAAAGTGCACCCGGAAAGGCAACTCTTCCTAAATCACGATAGGTCTTACTCTTAGAAAATAGCATCAAAACGACCAAAGTAATCGTAGCACCAGTTCCCCCAACATTGACCATCAAACTTGAGAAGCCAGATGCAGTTGCGTAAGGCAGCGGTTGATGATGTGCGAAGGCTGTTCCGTTTGCGGCTAAGAATTGGAGAAAAATTGGGTCCGCAATTCCTTCCAAAGTCATATCACCATGAATACCACACACCCAAAGTAAACTGACTAAGAATGTATAAACTAAGATTCCCGGTAAAGTATTCATCGCAAACAATAACGGATGGAAAATTGATTGGATGACCTGATTGATATCAATATGTAATGGCATTCTGACAAACCAAAACAATAATAAGATAACAAATCCCGGCAATAGTGAAACAAAAGAATTAGAAACGGCTGTTGGAACACCGTTTGGCAATTTAATAACAATATTTCTTTTAATAAAGAAATTTAAAATCAAAACTGAAATCATTGCTGTAATAATTGCTGTAAATAAACCAGATGATGAAAAATTATTAGTATCTAATTTGAACTTATCATTGAATGAAACAATAATGAATGCCATTGTCGAAAGTCCGGCACCAGAAATAGCGTCAATATGCAGCTCCTTAGCCAGTTCATAACCGATCCCAATCGCCGCCAATAATGAAATAATCCCAAAAGAACCATTAACGGCCACACTGATCATATTCATATATGGCTTTATCAAATCTGTCCAAGCTTTGATTGGAATATTACCAATAATCAAGAATACACTACCACTGATAATTGCTGGCAATGTGAGAACCAAGCCATTCCGAATCGAAACTAAATATTTATTATTCCCGACTTTTGCCATCGGTGGCATGATTTTATTTTGGAGCCAATCCATAAATTTTTTCAAAACAATACCCCCACTTTCTGTTGCTAAATGCTCTTACAACATAAATGAGTATATTCTTGAAAGCGCTATTATTCAATAGGTATATACCAAATTTACTAAATAGTTGACATAATGTCATTTTTTGATTTAAAATTCGTTAAATAATTATATTCAAATATAAATTATTCTTTATCAAGAGAACTTTTTTACCTAACTTCTCGAATTCTTCACACATATTTGGTTTAATTAGACTTAAGGAGGGTATAAACCTTGAAAAAGTTAAATATCATTTTATTAGGACTAGTATCCTTGATTACATTAGGAGTCTTCACAACTCAAAATGTAAAAGCTGACAGTCTAGACGACCAACCGGTTATGACTTTAGGAACGTCTCTAACTTCTAGCCAACGTCAAGGAACTATTGATGCATTGTCTTCACAAGTAAGTGGCGATTATAAAACCATTACTGTCACTGGAGACACTTTGGTAAAGTATTTGAACCCTAGTGGTAGCTCCTTTACTAGTAACAATGGAGTTTGGTCATCAGCCTTGATTCAAAAGACTTCATCCGGTTCTGGTATTAATGTCAAAATCGTTGATTACAATGGTAAGAACAACATCACCACTATCACTGCTGATCAATATCGTAATGCTGCGGTAACTGCCGGTATCAGTGATGCCAACATCTATGTAACATCTGCTACCCCAATTGATGGATCTGGTGCTTTAGCCGGAATTTATGCCGCTTATGCGGATAGTGGTCAGACTTTGAATCAAAGCCAAGTCAACGCTGCTCAAAAAGAAATGAACGTTTTAAGCAAAATTACCGATTCTAATAAGGGTACTGATGGATATTCCGATAAACAATTGAACAATGCCGTTGCCGGAATGAAATCAGATATGGCTAACAAAGGCGACAATGTCACCGTCAACCAAATTACTACAATCGTTAATAACAACTTACAAAAGAACAACTTGCAAAATATCATCAATAATAATCAAAAACAACAGATTATTAATCTGATGGTACAAATCAAGAATTCTGGTGCTCTAAACAATTCAAACTTCAAGCAACAAGCTAAAAAATTGAGCTCCGATATTATGAGTAAAGCCAAAAATGTTTTCAATAATCTAAATACCGAAGAGAATCGTAACTTCCTACAGAGAATTTGGGATAGTATTGTTTCATTCTTCAGTGGACTATTCAATTAATAAAAAATGACATCTTCTTATGAAGGTGTTGTTTTTTTATACAGATAACATTTATAATCATATTAATATCTTTTTAATTTTAAAAAGGATTATTCATGTTAAATAATTAGGAGAAACTGATTTAATGCAAGACGAAAATTCTTACGAACCTACTTCATCCGAAAATTCTGATTCGGATCATGTCCCGATACACGATTCAAAACAATTATGGGAATTAACTGAGGATGAGTTAGTCAAACTTTACCAAACCGATGCTGAAAACGGCTTAAGTAATGAGGAATACGAACGTCGCTTGAAAAAGTCCGGTCGTAACGAACTGGAGACGAAGAAAACTTCCAAATTCGTTCAGTTTATTAAGCAATTCAACAACAGTATCATTTATATCTTAGCTGCTTCAGCCATTATGACTTTATTTATGAAGCGGTATTCCGATTCAATCGTTATCGGCCTTGTCATCATTGCCAATGCCATTATCGGTTACATTCAGGAACAACAAGCCGGCAACGCTCTGGAAAAAATCCGAGAACTACTGGTTTCAAAGAACTTTATCTTCCGTGGAGGCGAGAAACTAGAGGCCGATTCACGCGATTTAGTCGTCGGTGATCTAGTTAATTTGGAAGCCGGAGATTCCGTCCCTGCCGATATTCGACTAATCTCCGCCGATAATCTAAGCGTCCAGGAATCCGTTTTGACCGGGGAAACTAATCCAGTCGATAAAATTGAGGAACCTATCACGCAGGCTAAATTACCTCTGGCTGAAAGAAAGAATATGGTCTACGCTTCGACTGCCGTAACTAGCGGTTCTGGACTGGGTATCGTCATTGCTACAGCCGCTGATACCCAAATCGGTCAGATTCAAGATTCCGTTGAAACTGTCAAGGAAAAGCCAACACCTTTGATGAGAAACTTGAATTCTTTAGGTTTTGGTCTATCCGTTGCTATCGTTGTAGCCGCAGTCTTACTATTTATCATTGGTTACTTCATTGATACTTACAGTTTACCAACCCTTTTGATCTCCGTTATAACGATGGTCGTCGGTTCTATGCCCGAAGGTTTACCTGCTAGTACCTCAGTTGTCTTAGCTATGGGTACAAGAAAGATGACTAAGCGAAACGTTATCGTCAAGTCATTGCCCGCCGTAGAAACTTTAGGTGCGGTTGACATCGTTAATACTGATAAAACTGGTACTTTGACTAAGAATGAAATGACCGTCAAAAAAGTTGTTACTTTGGATCATACTTTTGACGTTACTGGCGTTGGATATGATGCTGACGGTGGAGTCGATTTCAAGGGTAATTTGGAACTAGGCAGTAAGAAATATGACTGGACCAAAGATACTAATATGAATTGGCTGGTCAATATTGCTGGTCAAACGACTGATGCTCAACTCCACTTTGAAAATAATCGTTGGGAACTAAACGGTGAACCGACTGATGGTGCTTTAACGACGCTTTATCGAAAAATTGCTGGCAAAGACCCCGAAGTTGATGAGGTCGATTCATTGCCTTTCGATTCCGCTTTCCGTTATTCCGCTCGTTTAGCTAATTTCAATGGACAACGAATCCTTATGGTTAAAGGTTCACCTTCTACTATCATTAATTTAAGCAAAAAAGAAACTGATGAAAATTATTGGAACAATACCATCAAGAAACTCTCCGCTGATGGTTTAAGAGTTGTTGCTTTAGCATATAAAGTAGTTAGCTCTGACACAGATTCAATTGATCAAAAACAGATCAGTGATTTGAATCTAGCTGGTATGGTGGGAATCATTGATCCACCTCGTGAAGAAGCTAGAGCCTCAATTCATGAATTACGTATGGCTGGTATCAAGGTCAAAATGATCACTGGAGATCATCCCGATACCGCTTCAGCAATCGCCAAAAGATTAGACTTAGACTCTGTCATCAAAGCTGTCACTGGACCAGAAATCGACGCCATGTCCGACGACGAATTGAAAGCAAAAATTGATGATTATAACGTCTTTGCTCGGACCACTCCTGCTAACAAATTACGAATCGTTCGGGCCCAACAAGCTAACGATCACGTTGTTTCCATGACTGGTGACGGTGTCAATGACGCTCCTGCCTTAAAGCAAGCTGATATTGGTGTTGCCATGGGTATCAAAGGTACCGAAGTTGCTAAAGAATCAGCCAACATGGTCCTAGCCGACGATGACTTTGCTGACATCGTTGTGGCTGTCCGTGAAGGTCGTCACGTCTTTGACAATATCCGTAAAACTATTCGTTTCCTATTACCAACTAGTTTTGCCGAAGGATTAATTGTGGTTATCAGTATCTTGCTTGGTCAAGACTTGCCACTTTATCCAGCTCAATTGCTTTGGATCAACATGGTTTCAGCCTTGACGATCCAATTCGCCTTTATTTTCGAACCACCGGAATCAGGTATCATGGCTCGTGGTCCTAGAAATGTCAAAGCGGGACTGTTGACCAAGCTCGATACCTTCGAGATCGTCTATGTTTCCTTCTTAATCTCTGGATTAGGGATTTGGGCTTATGATATGCTGACTCGACAAGGAATGCCTGAAATTGTCGGTAGCACCATGGCCTTAAACATTATCATATTTGGAAAGATCTTCTATCTCTTCAATTTAAGAAACAATTATCCGGTCATTTCTAAATATTTCTTCCAAAATAAAATGGCCTTTTATATCGTAGCAATTCTGATCGTCTTACAAATGGGAATCGTCTACTTGCCATTCATGCAAGATATTTTCCATACAACTAATATTAACTTTGCTTACGGTTGGGGCATCCCTATTATCATGGGAATAATCGTCTTGATCGTAACCGAAATTGGAAAAT
This sequence is a window from Companilactobacillus alimentarius DSM 20249. Protein-coding genes within it:
- a CDS encoding D-alanine--D-alanine ligase — protein: MKIVVLSGGRSTERNVSLSSGVKITNALRSKGYEVAYVDSFLGKDVAEDKIDDLFTTEPEDDSKLVIDDEVLTDEKINALRTDGTKGLLGKNVLNICRHADIVYMGLHGEDGENGKMQAVFDVFDIKYTGSGSLASGLAMDKKYSKEIFVQDSIPTAKYTTTKTDKILSEDIPFNYPMVVKPSNGGSSVGTHIVKNATELRESVADALRFDDEVLIEEYIKGREFSVAIVDGLVLPAVEVTVDTGWYDFQHKFQANNVTHFITPPDNLDDEIHSKMQALTKKTFESLGMSNYGRVDFLLRDGQLYVMEANTLPGMTPLSLMPREAEAAGISYADLCERIIMSKMHYYDKKNK
- a CDS encoding PTS sugar transporter subunit IIC is translated as MKKFMDWLQNKIMPPMAKVGNNKYLVSIRNGLVLTLPAIISGSVFLIIGNIPIKAWTDLIKPYMNMISVAVNGSFGIISLLAAIGIGYELAKELHIDAISGAGLSTMAFIIVSFNDKFKLDTNNFSSSGLFTAIITAMISVLILNFFIKRNIVIKLPNGVPTAVSNSFVSLLPGFVILLLFWFVRMPLHIDINQVIQSIFHPLLFAMNTLPGILVYTFLVSLLWVCGIHGDMTLEGIADPIFLQFLAANGTAFAHHQPLPYATASGFSSLMVNVGGTGATITLVVLMLFSKSKTYRDLGRVAFPGALFEINEPVIFGFPIVMNPLTMIPFIVIPLVLAAGSYLLISLGLMNAPVAMVPWTMPPIIGPLMATGWDWRAAVWSAVELVLAGAMYYPFFKVAEKGMVAKEKTMAKD
- a CDS encoding DUF1002 domain-containing protein, which codes for MLLGLVSLITLGVFTTQNVKADSLDDQPVMTLGTSLTSSQRQGTIDALSSQVSGDYKTITVTGDTLVKYLNPSGSSFTSNNGVWSSALIQKTSSGSGINVKIVDYNGKNNITTITADQYRNAAVTAGISDANIYVTSATPIDGSGALAGIYAAYADSGQTLNQSQVNAAQKEMNVLSKITDSNKGTDGYSDKQLNNAVAGMKSDMANKGDNVTVNQITTIVNNNLQKNNLQNIINNNQKQQIINLMVQIKNSGALNNSNFKQQAKKLSSDIMSKAKNVFNNLNTEENRNFLQRIWDSIVSFFSGLFN
- a CDS encoding HAD-IC family P-type ATPase, with product MQDENSYEPTSSENSDSDHVPIHDSKQLWELTEDELVKLYQTDAENGLSNEEYERRLKKSGRNELETKKTSKFVQFIKQFNNSIIYILAASAIMTLFMKRYSDSIVIGLVIIANAIIGYIQEQQAGNALEKIRELLVSKNFIFRGGEKLEADSRDLVVGDLVNLEAGDSVPADIRLISADNLSVQESVLTGETNPVDKIEEPITQAKLPLAERKNMVYASTAVTSGSGLGIVIATAADTQIGQIQDSVETVKEKPTPLMRNLNSLGFGLSVAIVVAAVLLFIIGYFIDTYSLPTLLISVITMVVGSMPEGLPASTSVVLAMGTRKMTKRNVIVKSLPAVETLGAVDIVNTDKTGTLTKNEMTVKKVVTLDHTFDVTGVGYDADGGVDFKGNLELGSKKYDWTKDTNMNWLVNIAGQTTDAQLHFENNRWELNGEPTDGALTTLYRKIAGKDPEVDEVDSLPFDSAFRYSARLANFNGQRILMVKGSPSTIINLSKKETDENYWNNTIKKLSADGLRVVALAYKVVSSDTDSIDQKQISDLNLAGMVGIIDPPREEARASIHELRMAGIKVKMITGDHPDTASAIAKRLDLDSVIKAVTGPEIDAMSDDELKAKIDDYNVFARTTPANKLRIVRAQQANDHVVSMTGDGVNDAPALKQADIGVAMGIKGTEVAKESANMVLADDDFADIVVAVREGRHVFDNIRKTIRFLLPTSFAEGLIVVISILLGQDLPLYPAQLLWINMVSALTIQFAFIFEPPESGIMARGPRNVKAGLLTKLDTFEIVYVSFLISGLGIWAYDMLTRQGMPEIVGSTMALNIIIFGKIFYLFNLRNNYPVISKYFFQNKMAFYIVAILIVLQMGIVYLPFMQDIFHTTNINFAYGWGIPIIMGIIVLIVTEIGKFIRVRVLRKG